From Pseudothermotoga thermarum DSM 5069, a single genomic window includes:
- a CDS encoding methylenetetrahydrofolate reductase codes for MKVVEKIKQKRILSIEVLPPSRGQNVEEIYQVIDNLLDFDIDFINVTRHAAEVTYVETPEGIVKVPKVKRPGTVGLTAALMKRYGIDVVPHVICYGMNKYQIEELLIDLQLIGVENVFVIRGEYENRNIQPDQSSYKYAVELVQQIARMNKGESVLPGEEGFKTDFCIGVAAYPEKHYEAPNLEEDLRHFKEKFEAGAQYAITQMVFDFEVYKRFIEMTKEMGINIPIIPGIKPIVSLKSIYQIPRKFFVTIPNDFVQKMQEAKTPKEEFLIGTKYMASLVEKLLSYGVPGIHIFTMGRGQSSRALLEAVYGKERRRD; via the coding sequence ATGAAGGTAGTAGAAAAAATAAAGCAAAAAAGAATACTATCGATAGAAGTCCTTCCACCAAGTAGGGGACAAAACGTTGAGGAAATATACCAAGTGATAGATAACCTTTTGGATTTCGATATCGATTTCATAAACGTGACCAGGCACGCAGCAGAAGTCACCTACGTGGAGACCCCAGAGGGTATAGTGAAGGTTCCCAAAGTAAAAAGACCTGGAACCGTTGGATTGACAGCCGCGTTGATGAAAAGATATGGGATAGACGTTGTTCCACATGTAATATGCTATGGAATGAACAAGTATCAAATAGAAGAGCTTCTCATAGATCTTCAACTAATAGGAGTTGAGAATGTCTTTGTCATCAGGGGCGAATACGAAAACAGGAACATCCAGCCAGATCAATCGAGCTACAAATACGCCGTGGAACTGGTTCAGCAAATAGCAAGGATGAACAAAGGAGAATCGGTATTACCGGGTGAAGAAGGATTTAAAACGGATTTTTGCATTGGAGTAGCCGCCTATCCTGAAAAACATTACGAAGCACCGAACCTTGAGGAAGACTTAAGGCATTTCAAAGAAAAATTTGAGGCAGGTGCTCAATACGCAATCACCCAAATGGTTTTTGATTTTGAAGTATACAAAAGATTCATCGAAATGACGAAAGAAATGGGAATAAACATACCCATAATACCCGGGATAAAGCCGATCGTCAGCTTAAAATCCATCTACCAAATTCCAAGGAAGTTCTTCGTCACCATTCCAAATGATTTTGTTCAAAAAATGCAGGAAGCCAAAACACCGAAGGAAGAGTTTTTGATAGGCACAAAATACATGGCTTCTTTAGTTGAAAAGTTGCTCAGCTATGGGGTTCCTGGCATTCACATTTTCACCATGGGAAGAGGACAATCTTCTAGGGCTTTGCTTGAAGCCGTATATGGAAAAGAAAGAAGGAGGGATTGA
- a CDS encoding homocysteine biosynthesis protein encodes MRTIEEINKKIKEGKVVVLTAEEVVNMAKETSVKEVAKKVDVVTTATFGPMCSSGAFINFGHTIPPMRMEKIKIENVEAYGGIAAVDAFIGATQESENDKSFGGAHIIEALIKGKNVYVKAIGKGTDCYPRKHFEGYVNKEMINDFFLFNPRNAYQNYFAATNSSDRTLYTYMGKLLPNFGNVTYSTSGELSPLLKDPKMLTIGLGTRIFLCGTEGYVVWPGTQYRTDIEENASGIPIGPARTLAVIGNAKNMNPRYIKAAYFKNYGVTLFVGIGVPIPILNEEVAYYVTRSNEEIETSIRDYGRPGRPLVRFVTYAELQSGSVEIAGKKVKTSPLSSLSMAREIASLLKSWIEEGKFFLTQPAILFSEQRTLKILSEVKDAEPFKKDEPECVNCGACVSLCSFDALVIVNGERIFRPERCVNCLACSDACPLGVKLPPWKDSTETGTQES; translated from the coding sequence ATGAGAACGATTGAAGAAATAAACAAAAAGATAAAGGAAGGAAAAGTAGTTGTTTTGACAGCCGAAGAAGTTGTCAATATGGCGAAAGAAACATCGGTCAAAGAGGTTGCCAAGAAAGTTGATGTTGTGACAACCGCAACTTTTGGACCAATGTGTTCAAGCGGTGCGTTCATAAACTTTGGTCATACGATACCTCCAATGAGAATGGAAAAAATAAAGATAGAAAATGTTGAAGCTTACGGCGGTATAGCCGCAGTCGACGCTTTCATAGGAGCCACACAAGAGTCGGAAAACGACAAGTCCTTTGGCGGAGCACACATCATCGAAGCTTTGATAAAAGGCAAAAATGTTTACGTAAAAGCCATTGGAAAGGGAACAGATTGTTATCCACGAAAGCATTTTGAAGGGTACGTGAACAAAGAGATGATAAACGACTTTTTTTTGTTCAACCCAAGGAATGCCTACCAAAACTACTTTGCCGCAACAAACAGTTCAGACAGAACGCTTTACACTTACATGGGTAAACTGCTGCCAAACTTTGGAAATGTGACGTATTCAACATCTGGCGAACTAAGCCCTCTTTTGAAAGACCCAAAAATGCTCACCATTGGTTTGGGCACGAGGATATTTCTCTGTGGAACAGAAGGTTATGTGGTTTGGCCTGGAACACAGTACAGAACGGACATTGAAGAAAACGCCTCGGGTATACCGATTGGTCCTGCCCGAACGTTGGCGGTTATTGGAAACGCCAAAAACATGAATCCAAGGTACATAAAGGCCGCTTACTTTAAAAATTACGGAGTAACCTTGTTCGTTGGCATCGGTGTTCCAATCCCCATATTGAACGAGGAAGTAGCTTATTATGTCACCAGATCTAACGAGGAAATTGAAACAAGCATCAGAGATTACGGAAGGCCTGGTAGACCCTTGGTAAGATTTGTCACCTACGCAGAACTTCAATCTGGAAGTGTGGAAATAGCTGGAAAAAAGGTTAAAACCTCCCCACTTTCAAGCTTGTCGATGGCAAGGGAAATTGCCAGCTTACTTAAAAGTTGGATTGAAGAGGGGAAATTTTTCCTCACCCAACCAGCAATTTTGTTCAGCGAGCAAAGAACTTTGAAAATTCTTTCAGAAGTCAAAGATGCAGAACCTTTCAAAAAAGACGAACCAGAGTGTGTTAATTGCGGAGCTTGTGTGTCGTTGTGTAGTTTCGACGCCCTTGTCATTGTGAATGGTGAAAGAATCTTTCGACCAGAAAGATGCGTTAATTGCTTGGCTTGCAGCGACGCTTGTCCGTTGGGGGTGAAGCTGCCTCCTTGGAAAGATTCTACAGAAACTGGCACTCAGGAAAGCTGA
- a CDS encoding methionine synthase, with translation MFDRYFPEKFEYMPDKKIFLARAGTRYSKIDDPAFLQKINELFLLALTEVKPVVYHETVPIEVLPEQAIPIVFKGVKRVTVFASTLGKDFDELVEDYSKKDVFSAFILDSWGSEAVEKLNESFDKLLRSRFKEGTMRFSPGYGNVDVRMNKYFVKDLLKVEEIEVLESGILIPRKSTVCMIGWYE, from the coding sequence ATGTTCGATAGGTACTTTCCAGAAAAATTTGAATACATGCCTGATAAAAAGATCTTTCTAGCTAGGGCTGGAACTAGGTACAGCAAGATAGATGACCCGGCCTTTTTACAGAAGATCAACGAACTGTTCCTTTTAGCCTTAACCGAGGTTAAGCCGGTTGTTTACCATGAAACTGTCCCAATAGAAGTTCTTCCAGAACAAGCAATCCCAATTGTGTTCAAAGGGGTAAAGAGAGTAACGGTGTTTGCGTCAACGCTTGGAAAAGATTTCGATGAACTTGTGGAAGATTACTCCAAAAAAGATGTTTTTTCAGCTTTCATTTTGGATTCATGGGGTTCGGAAGCCGTCGAGAAATTGAACGAAAGCTTTGATAAACTACTTAGGAGCAGATTCAAAGAAGGCACCATGAGATTTTCCCCTGGATATGGCAACGTAGACGTAAGGATGAACAAATACTTTGTCAAAGATCTTTTGAAAGTTGAAGAAATAGAAGTTCTTGAAAGTGGTATTCTGATACCCAGAAAATCCACAGTATGCATGATAGGGTGGTACGAATGA
- a CDS encoding aspartate kinase: MKSVVLKFGGSNLKTKEDLEKILTVVKMYQDPMVIVVSAIYGVTNQLIDLLRKPSSINTQEFLNYLYSLYKGFLGYDDEELKQRVFDIENYLEAVKLMNKVPDFVYDLVISHGERCSSLMLTKWLNQNGIECQEALPEKIGLVTDGKFRNASIDLEASRENLKKALEPGKNYVVPGFYGIHEDFVTILGRGGSDYTATAIAYCIDAKRVDLYKDVPGFMTCDPKYVKGVKPVKMLNYDEAAELSYFGAKILHHASVDPLRKKSIPLYIFNINNFVSIDQPDTIISANGSCTNRIIKSISFTDDIAVIQFKGTNVGRVPGILGQIASIFGNEGLNIKSVVTSQTSINFLISRQDIEKCKKITSKINVPEIEEINYKTDISLIAVVGNGILQKHGIAARVFTAVSKKNINVEMISAGASDVTMYFIVNITDRNAALQAIHDEFFGKGDEDEND; this comes from the coding sequence GTGAAAAGCGTTGTTTTGAAATTTGGTGGTTCAAATTTGAAAACTAAAGAAGATCTTGAAAAGATTTTGACGGTTGTCAAAATGTACCAAGACCCGATGGTTATAGTCGTGTCGGCCATATACGGAGTGACAAACCAGCTTATAGATCTTTTGAGAAAGCCATCAAGCATAAATACACAAGAATTTTTGAACTATCTTTATTCTTTGTACAAAGGTTTTCTTGGTTATGACGATGAAGAGTTAAAACAAAGGGTTTTTGACATTGAAAATTACCTTGAAGCCGTTAAGCTTATGAACAAAGTACCGGATTTTGTGTACGATCTGGTGATCAGTCACGGTGAAAGATGTTCGTCTTTGATGCTGACAAAATGGTTGAATCAAAATGGAATAGAATGTCAAGAAGCTTTACCGGAAAAAATAGGACTTGTAACGGACGGAAAGTTCAGAAACGCCTCTATTGACTTGGAAGCATCGAGGGAAAATTTGAAAAAAGCCCTTGAGCCTGGAAAAAATTACGTTGTCCCAGGGTTTTACGGAATACACGAAGACTTTGTAACAATACTTGGACGCGGAGGAAGCGATTACACAGCCACCGCAATCGCTTACTGCATCGATGCAAAGCGTGTGGATCTTTACAAAGATGTTCCAGGCTTTATGACGTGTGATCCAAAGTACGTCAAAGGCGTTAAACCAGTGAAAATGCTCAACTACGACGAAGCCGCAGAGCTTTCGTACTTTGGTGCAAAAATATTGCACCATGCTTCGGTAGATCCTTTGAGGAAAAAGTCCATCCCTCTTTACATCTTCAACATAAACAACTTCGTGTCCATTGATCAGCCTGACACGATCATTTCGGCAAATGGTAGCTGTACAAATAGGATTATCAAAAGTATTTCTTTCACAGACGATATAGCGGTGATTCAGTTCAAAGGAACAAACGTGGGACGTGTTCCGGGAATACTTGGCCAAATTGCTTCAATCTTTGGAAATGAAGGACTGAACATAAAGTCCGTTGTGACTTCTCAAACCAGCATAAACTTTTTGATAAGTCGTCAAGATATTGAAAAATGCAAGAAAATAACTTCAAAAATAAACGTTCCAGAGATAGAGGAAATTAACTATAAAACCGATATCTCTTTGATAGCCGTAGTTGGAAACGGGATATTGCAAAAACACGGGATTGCCGCAAGAGTTTTCACAGCTGTCTCGAAAAAGAACATCAACGTTGAAATGATATCGGCAGGCGCATCGGATGTAACCATGTACTTCATCGTCAACATAACTGATAGAAACGCCGCTTTGCAAGCCATTCACGATGAATTTTTCGGAAAGGGTGATGAAGATGAGAACGATTGA
- a CDS encoding alpha/beta hydrolase: protein MLKRIPKDTVLQGEICKPLFVKKDPVGVLLIHGYTGSPHDMRYLAEKLVERGFTVSVPRLPGHGTNHMDFLSTNHRDWLRRAIDAHIELRTECEKVHVVGLSMGGLLAAILATKFEVEKLVLAAPAFVVSDKRVYITPILALFKDYLPREERVEYEDPVLKKLGSEYWNKNFTKPAVSFLKLKRLATRLLGQVRSKTLLIIARNDSVVPMEVREFVEKRVKGPIETVVLEKSNHVVVNDVEKEYVAQLVAKFLEE, encoded by the coding sequence ATGCTCAAAAGGATACCAAAAGATACCGTGCTTCAAGGTGAAATCTGCAAGCCTTTGTTTGTGAAAAAAGATCCAGTTGGGGTTCTTTTGATCCACGGTTATACTGGAAGTCCACACGACATGAGATATCTTGCCGAAAAGCTCGTAGAACGTGGCTTCACCGTTTCAGTCCCAAGACTCCCAGGCCATGGGACCAACCACATGGACTTTTTGAGCACCAACCACAGAGATTGGCTTAGAAGGGCGATAGATGCTCATATAGAGTTGAGGACAGAATGTGAAAAAGTTCATGTTGTTGGATTGTCAATGGGAGGGTTGCTTGCCGCAATCTTAGCCACAAAGTTTGAGGTTGAGAAGTTAGTTTTAGCAGCCCCAGCGTTCGTGGTTTCGGATAAAAGGGTATACATAACACCAATATTGGCTTTGTTCAAAGATTATCTACCAAGAGAAGAAAGGGTTGAGTACGAAGATCCTGTTTTGAAAAAGTTGGGAAGCGAGTATTGGAATAAAAACTTCACAAAACCAGCCGTTAGCTTTTTGAAGCTCAAAAGACTTGCCACACGGTTACTTGGACAAGTTCGCTCGAAGACTCTTTTGATAATCGCTCGAAACGATTCCGTGGTGCCAATGGAAGTGAGGGAATTCGTGGAAAAGAGAGTCAAAGGACCAATTGAAACAGTTGTGTTGGAAAAAAGCAATCATGTGGTTGTGAACGATGTGGAAAAGGAATACGTAGCGCAGTTGGTTGCGAAATTTTTGGAGGAATGA
- the asd gene encoding aspartate-semialdehyde dehydrogenase, whose protein sequence is MKKVAILGATGLVGQRFIQLLQNHPYFEIVALCASDNSAGLKYAQAARWKLDIPIPSKIAEMVVRPCKPDIDCDYVFSALPSDVAGPIEDEFRKAGYTIFSNAASHRLDEDVPLVVPEVNLDHLELVKHQKGPGKLVTNPNCSTIGLVMALKPIMDNFGIESVTVVTMQAISGAGYPGVASLDILDNVIPFIKNEEEKMMIEPKKILGKVVENKIEYAKFDIVAQCNRVPVQDGHLLSVFVETSLKASTEKIIKAFEEFNPIKHMNLPTAPEKPLIYLEGVDVPQPKLHRNLGNGMSVSVGRIVQINERKFRFLALVHNTIRGAAGCAILNAEAYKHLYE, encoded by the coding sequence GTGAAAAAAGTTGCCATCCTTGGAGCCACCGGTCTGGTGGGGCAAAGGTTTATACAACTTTTGCAAAACCATCCCTATTTTGAAATAGTTGCACTTTGCGCTTCAGATAACTCCGCAGGTCTTAAGTATGCTCAAGCGGCTCGCTGGAAACTGGACATACCGATACCATCCAAAATAGCCGAAATGGTCGTAAGACCTTGTAAACCAGACATTGATTGCGACTACGTCTTTTCGGCTTTACCATCCGATGTTGCTGGTCCAATAGAAGATGAATTTCGAAAAGCCGGATACACGATCTTTTCAAACGCCGCAAGTCACAGGTTGGATGAAGATGTGCCGCTCGTCGTACCGGAGGTTAACTTGGATCACCTTGAACTCGTCAAGCATCAAAAAGGACCTGGAAAATTGGTCACAAATCCAAATTGCTCGACGATAGGACTTGTGATGGCTTTAAAGCCAATTATGGACAACTTTGGGATAGAATCTGTCACCGTTGTCACAATGCAAGCCATATCTGGTGCAGGCTATCCGGGAGTGGCTTCGCTCGATATTCTGGACAACGTTATACCTTTCATAAAAAACGAAGAGGAAAAGATGATGATTGAACCAAAGAAAATACTTGGAAAGGTGGTTGAAAACAAAATAGAATACGCCAAATTTGACATCGTTGCGCAGTGCAACAGGGTGCCGGTGCAAGATGGACATTTGTTGTCCGTTTTTGTTGAAACAAGTCTTAAAGCTTCTACCGAGAAAATAATAAAAGCTTTCGAAGAATTCAATCCAATAAAACACATGAACCTTCCAACAGCTCCTGAAAAACCTTTGATTTACCTTGAAGGAGTGGATGTACCGCAGCCAAAGCTTCACAGAAACCTCGGAAACGGTATGAGCGTCAGCGTTGGAAGAATAGTTCAAATAAACGAAAGAAAGTTTAGGTTCCTAGCTTTGGTGCACAACACCATAAGAGGCGCAGCCGGCTGTGCTATACTCAACGCAGAAGCTTACAAGCATTTGTACGAATAA
- a CDS encoding homocysteine S-methyltransferase family protein, translated as MKREEFHEMLKQRVLFLDGAYGTEFFKRGYKVDLIELLNVKNPQAVAQLQKEYVQAGADILLTNTFSANRAKLKAHGYEELFEKINVEAVKIAKSVANGRLVFGDISSTGSFVKPLGEMDFDEAYFIFKEQAQLLIESGVDGIIIETMSDLKELKAAILAVRDVSKDIPLIASMTFDANGKSVTGTSVEIFSTLMNDLDVDVASINCTLEPKDMLNVFIQLAKYCNKYLCVEPNAGKPILRGNVLEYKTTPDEFAIYMRDFVEFGANIVGGCCGTGPKHIKSMVEYIGNQKPKSKEPSKRQFVSSRTVMKPVEDFLIIGERINASGKKKLQVQIQQKDFSTIVQLAQEQEKEGCAVIDVNLGIEKLLEKDHFKQVIIELDRVSALPLSLDIQNLEFLETAAKEYVGRPMINSALAREDHLIERLKILKRYGGILIVLTMEKDIPKTPEERFKLALKAVEIIKKEGVDLDRIFFDPLVLPVGAGNDYRVTVKTIELLNSAGLKTCIGLSNLSFGMPEREKVNAAFLALCMEAGLKAAILNSKETTTMNIIEGMLLLKGKELAKTKVEFEDPLVEWIVKGQKDKVMDFVKEKLKDLDPLTVSQQILAKAMERVGKLYSEGVIFLPQLILAAETVQPVFEYLNSLLTDSKVKLGTVVLATVQGDIHDIGKKIVATVLRSGGFEVYDLGKDVPADKILESVKKIKPDIVGLSAMMTTTVGRVKEVADLLKENGVNVVVIAGGASMNKELAEKFGVLYAKDALEGLEVCKKIVEERRT; from the coding sequence ATGAAAAGGGAAGAATTTCACGAAATGCTCAAACAACGTGTGCTTTTCCTCGATGGAGCTTATGGAACGGAGTTTTTCAAACGCGGTTATAAAGTTGATTTGATAGAACTTTTGAACGTGAAAAATCCCCAAGCCGTTGCTCAACTTCAAAAAGAGTATGTACAAGCCGGTGCGGATATCCTGCTCACAAACACCTTCAGTGCCAACAGGGCAAAGTTGAAAGCCCACGGTTATGAGGAGCTTTTCGAAAAAATAAACGTTGAGGCAGTTAAAATAGCGAAATCTGTTGCAAACGGAAGGCTGGTTTTTGGCGACATATCTTCAACTGGAAGCTTTGTAAAACCTTTGGGAGAGATGGATTTCGACGAAGCCTACTTCATTTTCAAAGAACAAGCCCAACTTTTGATCGAAAGTGGTGTGGATGGAATAATAATAGAGACTATGTCGGATTTGAAAGAACTGAAGGCGGCAATATTGGCTGTAAGAGATGTAAGCAAAGACATTCCCCTTATAGCCAGCATGACTTTTGATGCAAACGGCAAATCAGTGACTGGAACCTCCGTCGAAATCTTTTCCACCTTGATGAACGACTTGGACGTTGATGTTGCCAGTATAAACTGCACGCTTGAACCAAAGGATATGTTGAACGTTTTCATCCAACTTGCAAAATACTGCAACAAATATCTGTGCGTTGAACCAAACGCGGGTAAACCGATCCTTCGTGGCAACGTTTTGGAATACAAAACTACTCCCGATGAATTTGCGATATACATGAGAGATTTTGTTGAGTTTGGTGCAAACATAGTTGGCGGATGTTGTGGAACAGGTCCAAAACACATTAAATCGATGGTTGAATACATAGGAAATCAAAAACCAAAGTCAAAAGAGCCAAGCAAACGTCAATTTGTCTCATCAAGAACCGTGATGAAACCTGTGGAAGATTTTTTGATCATAGGTGAAAGGATAAACGCAAGCGGTAAAAAGAAATTGCAGGTGCAAATTCAACAGAAAGATTTTTCAACCATCGTTCAACTTGCTCAGGAACAAGAAAAAGAAGGTTGTGCTGTTATAGACGTAAATCTTGGTATAGAAAAGCTGCTTGAAAAGGACCATTTCAAACAGGTGATAATTGAACTTGACAGGGTATCGGCTTTACCGCTTTCTTTGGATATACAGAATTTGGAGTTTTTGGAAACAGCCGCAAAAGAATACGTTGGTAGACCCATGATCAACTCAGCCTTGGCAAGGGAAGATCACTTGATCGAAAGGTTGAAAATACTCAAACGCTACGGAGGCATTTTAATAGTTTTGACGATGGAAAAAGACATCCCAAAAACACCAGAAGAAAGATTCAAGCTAGCTTTAAAAGCAGTTGAAATCATCAAAAAAGAGGGAGTAGATCTGGATAGGATATTTTTCGATCCACTTGTTCTTCCAGTCGGAGCAGGGAACGACTACCGGGTAACGGTAAAAACGATAGAACTTTTAAATTCGGCTGGCTTGAAAACCTGCATAGGACTTTCAAACCTAAGTTTTGGTATGCCAGAAAGGGAAAAAGTCAATGCCGCGTTTTTGGCTTTGTGTATGGAAGCTGGTTTGAAAGCAGCCATATTGAATTCGAAAGAAACCACAACGATGAACATCATCGAGGGCATGTTGCTTTTGAAGGGAAAAGAACTTGCAAAAACAAAGGTTGAATTTGAAGATCCCCTCGTTGAGTGGATTGTCAAAGGACAAAAGGATAAAGTCATGGATTTTGTTAAGGAAAAACTGAAAGACCTTGATCCTTTGACAGTTAGCCAACAAATTTTGGCGAAAGCCATGGAAAGAGTTGGAAAGCTTTACTCAGAAGGCGTGATCTTTCTGCCGCAACTTATACTTGCAGCCGAAACTGTTCAACCTGTTTTCGAATATTTGAACAGTTTGTTGACCGATTCCAAAGTTAAACTTGGAACAGTTGTTTTGGCAACGGTGCAAGGCGATATTCACGACATAGGTAAGAAGATTGTCGCGACAGTTCTTAGAAGCGGTGGTTTTGAAGTGTACGATCTTGGAAAGGACGTTCCGGCCGATAAGATTCTTGAAAGCGTTAAAAAGATAAAGCCCGATATAGTCGGTTTGTCAGCAATGATGACCACAACCGTTGGACGTGTGAAGGAAGTCGCAGATCTTTTGAAAGAAAATGGTGTGAACGTTGTTGTGATAGCCGGAGGAGCTTCGATGAACAAAGAATTGGCCGAAAAATTTGGCGTGCTTTATGCAAAGGACGCTTTGGAAGGACTAGAAGTTTGCAAAAAAATTGTCGAAGAAAGGAGGACGTAA
- a CDS encoding alpha/beta hydrolase, which yields MLAFEQKEVFSFTSGYILKGKNFRTSIVRYPTFYPKPLAGTETMELYLFQPREKPVGTVVLLHGLGTLNIPFLMWMSIHMASAGVNVIFPILPGNFTRTIHKSTSGRDYFSTDLEKMKTLWETAVVDVLSVVELAKQQGWWHENSCLVGYCLGGMIAVIVSAKSQDFKKTILITAGGDIATLMWYSPTLAYFRRDVKKVSILESEVADKNTFLKIYAEDIKKLSQFQSVEELLNSDVHPLLKIDPIAYAKFIDKSNVVFVEALFDKALPRQTRRVLWEALGKPKRYLIPSGHVTWLPFQYFLGNLILKEMNIKDLKRRLKLLEKPKVEEK from the coding sequence TTGCTCGCTTTCGAACAAAAGGAAGTTTTTTCTTTCACAAGCGGTTATATCCTCAAAGGAAAAAACTTCAGAACGTCGATCGTAAGATATCCCACGTTTTATCCAAAACCTTTGGCAGGGACTGAAACGATGGAACTTTACTTGTTTCAACCTAGAGAAAAGCCGGTTGGAACCGTTGTATTACTTCACGGTCTTGGAACCTTGAACATCCCATTTTTGATGTGGATGAGCATTCACATGGCGAGCGCTGGTGTGAACGTCATCTTTCCGATTCTGCCTGGGAACTTTACAAGGACGATTCACAAGTCCACAAGCGGTCGTGATTATTTCTCAACTGACTTGGAAAAGATGAAAACTTTGTGGGAAACGGCGGTTGTCGATGTACTCAGTGTTGTGGAACTGGCAAAGCAACAAGGTTGGTGGCATGAAAACAGCTGTTTGGTTGGATATTGCCTCGGTGGTATGATCGCTGTTATTGTCAGTGCGAAATCACAGGATTTCAAGAAAACGATACTCATAACCGCTGGAGGGGATATAGCAACGCTTATGTGGTACTCTCCAACTCTTGCATACTTTAGGAGAGATGTTAAAAAAGTATCCATATTGGAAAGTGAGGTTGCGGATAAGAACACTTTTTTGAAAATTTATGCGGAAGATATCAAGAAATTGTCTCAGTTTCAAAGTGTTGAAGAACTTTTGAATTCGGATGTACATCCACTTCTAAAGATAGATCCAATAGCTTATGCCAAGTTCATCGATAAAAGTAATGTTGTTTTCGTTGAAGCGTTGTTTGACAAAGCCCTTCCACGTCAAACCAGAAGAGTTCTTTGGGAGGCTCTTGGCAAACCCAAAAGGTACTTGATCCCATCTGGACATGTAACCTGGCTTCCTTTTCAATATTTTCTCGGTAACTTGATATTGAAGGAGATGAACATCAAGGACCTCAAGAGAAGGTTGAAACTACTTGAAAAACCAAAGGTTGAAGAAAAATGA
- a CDS encoding UPF0280 family protein encodes MERFYRNWHSGKLNHFVVQVEETDLWIEIDRFEPQIKEAVYKLVKKLREDLKRYIKHHSNFLTSLEPVQVEQNAPEIVLEMAQAGNLAKVGPMAAVAGAVADKVGKFLSEEFNCKEVIVENGGDIYLKSQNEVIVGIYAGKSPLSGKVGLKIPPGEWGICTSSGTVGHSLSFGKADAVTIVSENATIADAFATYYCNMVKDKKDVEKVLEIVDKNYVKTIVVIIEDKLGIVGEHELVILEGSEA; translated from the coding sequence TTGGAAAGATTCTACAGAAACTGGCACTCAGGAAAGCTGAACCATTTCGTTGTTCAGGTTGAAGAAACCGACTTGTGGATAGAAATCGATCGTTTTGAACCACAAATTAAGGAAGCCGTTTACAAACTTGTGAAAAAGCTCAGAGAGGATTTGAAAAGATACATAAAGCATCATTCTAACTTTTTAACAAGTCTAGAACCTGTTCAAGTAGAACAGAATGCACCAGAAATTGTTCTAGAAATGGCTCAAGCCGGGAATTTGGCAAAGGTCGGACCTATGGCGGCCGTTGCTGGAGCTGTGGCGGACAAAGTTGGGAAGTTCTTGAGTGAAGAATTCAACTGCAAAGAAGTGATAGTTGAAAACGGGGGAGATATTTATTTGAAAAGTCAAAATGAAGTAATCGTTGGTATATACGCTGGAAAATCTCCTCTTTCTGGAAAAGTTGGGCTAAAAATTCCGCCCGGTGAATGGGGTATCTGCACAAGTTCAGGTACGGTTGGACACTCTTTGAGCTTTGGAAAAGCGGATGCTGTTACGATCGTCAGCGAAAATGCAACGATAGCCGATGCCTTTGCAACTTACTATTGCAACATGGTCAAAGATAAAAAGGATGTGGAAAAAGTTCTTGAAATAGTGGATAAAAATTACGTTAAGACCATAGTTGTTATAATAGAAGACAAACTAGGAATTGTTGGGGAACACGAGCTTGTGATTTTGGAAGGGAGTGAAGCGTAA